The genomic window TGGAACTTTATTTAAATATGCTCCAATTACCACAGGTACCGATACAAATCCCCCTTTAGAGAATACTACCGTTGGTTTTTCCCTTTTTATAATGTTTTTAGCCTCTATTACTCCCTTAATAACTTTAAAAGGGTCTGAAAAATTTTTTATATCAAAATATCTTCTTAATTTACCACTAGAAATAATATGATATTTTATTTTTTCATCTTCAATAATTTTTCTTTCAATTCCATCTTTAGTACCTATGTATTGTATCTCATATCCTAACTCCTCTAGCCTAGGAACAAGTGCAAGATTAGGAGTAACATGTCCGGCAGATCCTCCTCCTGTCATAATGATCTTTAGCTTTTTCAAATCACCATCTCCCAACTACTATTACTTTCATATTTTAGTTTTATTCCATACTTATTGTCTATTATTCATTATACCTTGTCAATTATAAAACAAAAAAAAATTAATAAGAAACCACCATTACTATCTATTTTACTAGATTAAATATAAAATTGTTCTTATTTCATTAAAATTCTTAATATATTTTAAAATAGTCTCACGATGAAGACTAACATTGCTAAATGTAATTCATTATTTTATATTTATTTTCCTTATACATTCTTTTATAACCTTAATTTATTTAAGTTTCTTATTATCAATATCTAATTCATAATTATTTTTTAACTATATACTTCAAAAATAAACTTTATAAAAAAAACTAACTTTACAAAATGTAAAGTTAGTTTTCTTGTACTTAAATACCTATTTATTATTTACCACTTAAATTTCTTTCATAAGATTCAACCATCTTTTTAACCATTGTTCCGCCTACATAACCATTTTGTCTTGAAGGTAAGTTTCCTTTATCCATTTGATCATAATTTGACATTCCTAATTCTGATGCAACTTCCATTTTAAATCTGTTCAATCCTTGTTTTGCTTCTGGAATTAATGTTCTATTTCTACCTGTATTATTATTTGCCATAAATACTTCCTCCTTCATAAAAATCTTTTTATTAGATTTATGCTACAATAATAGTTTGTAACTTATTTTTAATATTATTACATGTAATTTCATGTAATCCAAGCAATGGTTGGTTTAACACTTTAAATTTATTAATTAATATTTTTACTATTACTACACAAAAAGACTAACCCAATAAAATCATTAGGTTAGTCTTTTCTATATTTTCTATATTATTTCAAACCTTGTTCGTATGATTCAACCATCTTTTTAACCATTGTTCCGCCTACATAACCATTTTGTCTTGAAGGTAAGTTTCCTTTATCCATTTCTTCATAGTTTGCCATTCCTAATTCTGATGCAACTTCTGCCTTAAATCTATTTAAACCTTGTCTTGCTTCTGGAATTAAAGTTCTGTTTCTACCTGTATTATTATTATTATTTGTCATAAATAGTTCCTCCTCTATAAAACTTTATTTAATTTATGTTACAATAATAGTTTGCAACTTATTTTTAATTATATTACATGTAATTTAATATAATTAAAGCAACAAATGACAGTATTAGAATTTATGTTAATAGAGTATATTTAAACTTACTTAGGGAACTATAATTTATGTGTATAAGAAGTGGTTGAAAAATATGTAGTTAAATGAATTTAATGTACTATATACTAAAACTATGAATTTTTACCTCTAGTTTTCTATAATATATGCAATTATATTGGATAAGCTATTAGTACAAACAAATAAGGAGGTGAAAATTAATGGCACAAAAATTAGTACCTGAAGCTAAACAAGGATTAAATAGATTTAAAATGGAAATAGCTAGTGAATTAAATGTTCCATTTACAGATTACAATGGAAACCTTTCTTCAAGAGAATGTGGTAGTGTTGGTGGAGAAATGGTTAAAAGAATGGTAGAACAATATGAAAGAAATCTATAATTACTAAATAAAAAATAACTATATTAAAATAAGTTGTAGTTATTGAATAATTAAGACACATTTGGCTTAGCCTTATGTGTCTTGTTCTATTATATCTGAAAATTCTATATCTACTTTATCATTTATGTTATCTTCATACTCAAAGCAATCAATTTGTAAATGACCTTTTAAAATCTCTCCTTTAAATAGCACATTAAATTCTGTACCTTTTCCTTTCTCACTTTTTACTAATATTTCTCCATCCATAATATCAACAAATTTTTTTACCAAAGCTAATCCTAAACCAGTTCCTTGTACCCCTCTACATAATGAATTATTTATTTGAGAAAACCTATCAAAAACTTTGTCTATTTTATCTGGATCAATGCCTATACCCTCATCTTTAATACTTATTGATACTTTATCTTGTTTAATATTAATTATTATCCAAATGTTTTTTCCAGAAGGTGTGAATTTTATTGCATTTGAAAGTAAATTCAATATGATTTTTTCATACTTATCCTTATCCAGCCCTACGCAACATTCTTCTATGTTAGTGTCAAAAATCAACATTATACCTTTACTTTTAGCATATAAATTAACAGAAGATACAATATTCTCAGTGACATAAATTATATCAAAATCAGAATAATCTAATTCTAAAAACCCCGATTCTGCTTTTGATATATCAAGAGTATTGTTTATTAGCTTTAATAGTCTACTACAATTTTGATTTACTCGTGACAATACTTTTTTTATGTTGGGAGTTATTTCTTTATCATAAATGTCATTAGCTAATTGTAGCGAGGAATAAATTACTGTAAGTGGAGTTCTAAGTTCATGAGATATCATATTTAAAAATTCATCTTTCATTCTAGTAACTCTTTCTAATTCTAAATTTTGTTTTTTTATCATAATTTCATTAAGTTTTATTTCTGTAATGTCTTTTATAGATATTACTATGTATACTAATCTATTTTTATCATTCCTAATATAATCACAATTAACCATTATGTATTTACACTTGCATTTATTGTTATCATCCCTAATTTTAACAACTGCATTTCTTAATTCAATTGAGTTTTTCAAAAAATAGTTAAGCACTTCCTCAAAATCATTTCCATACTCTTTATAATTGACTACTTCTACATACTTTATTATTTCCTTTATACTTTTAATTTCTTCTAATGTAAGTCCAGTAATATTTAAACTTGACTTATTGCAAAAATTAAATTTTTTATTTTTATCTAATACAACTATGCCTTCTGATATGTTATTTATTATATCTTTTAAATTTATGAGATACTGTCTTTCAATATCTCTAATGTTTTTTATTATATCATACTTAGCTTTTATCTCTGTTGAAATTCCAAGAAACTTTTCACTATCTTCTCTTACTTTAATTTCTTTATTAACATAATCAGTAATTTCATATATAAATACTTCTAGTATATCTTTCTTATAATTTATACTAAAATCAAAATACTTATTATTTATATTTATCTTTTTTAGATTTTTACATAATTTATGAGTACAACATTTCAATAAAATATTATTAATAATACCTAAACATTTAATATCACTGATATTCTTATAATCTTTATCTTTATCCATATTAAAGTCATGAATAAATTTTTTATTTAAATATTCTATATCAAGATTTGTTTCATTCAAGATTATTACACCAAAAGGTAAATCTTCATAGATATCATACATACTCATCACCTCCAAATTAACATACAATGTAATTATATTCTATATAAATACTATTTTTCCTCTTTTTCCTACAATATACTTAAATTTATTTTTGTATAATAATAATAAAAACTATGACAAAAGTACTTTAATACCTTTCGCCATAGTTTCGTTTTAATTAATTGAGGAAATTGCATAATTAAAAAATTCAAATACGTAATTCAAGTTTCATTGTGAGCAGTGCCTTAAAGTTTCTCTTTTACTATATTTTTAGCTTATTCTGACCCTAAAAAGAGAAATTTTTGAAACAGTTAACAATAAAATTTGCATGAAGTTATATATTTATAGAATTATACAATTTTCTCAATTAGAAAGTCTAAAATCTTTAATTCTTAATTGTTCTTTTTTATTTCCATTAAATTCATTTATCGTTGGAGAGAAAATCAAATCTACCTGAATCCCATTAGGTTTCATTAATATTTTTTCATACTGTGTACCATATTTAATCTTTAAAATTTGTTTAAACTCTTCAACCTTATTAAAACATATAGCATCTAAATTTCTATTATTGTCTACTGAACAAATCAATTTTAAAGTATTCTGATTTTTTCCAAGTATCCGTATATCACGTATTTTTACATTTTTTTCTGCAAAAAATGGAGTTGGATTACCTTTTCCAAAAGGTTCAAGTTCTTCTATTTGCTCTATTAAATGAAAACCAACTTCACTTAAATGTATTCTTTTATCTATTTTTATCTTTGGTATTAAATCTTTATCTGTAAGGGTACAATTTTCATTTAATCTTTTCCTTAATCTTTCAATATTTTCTTCTTTTATAGACAACCCGGCTGCCATAGGATGACCTCCGAATTTGCCCAATAAATCTTTGCATTTAATTAATTCTTCAAATAAATTATATTCTTCTATAGAACGCCCCGATCCCTTTGGCATATCTTTTCCCTTTGTAATTATTATTGTTGGTACGTTAAATTTTTCTCTTACCTTCCCTGCAACAATTCCGGCAATACTTTCATGTACATCTTTTTTATAAACAACTAAAACTTTATCTTTTTTCAAATCAGAATTTTCTACATAATCAATAATTTCTTCCACATTTTTTAATGTCATATCCTGTCTAGTCTTATTCAACTGGTCTAATGTTTTGGCTAAATTCATTGCTTCCTCTTCATCATTACAAGCTAATAACTTAACAGACAAAGCTGCTGTGTCTAATCTTCCTGTGGCATTAATACATGGTCCTATCATAAATCCAATGTGATAAGATTTTACTTGTTTATCATTTATGCCTAATACATTCATTAAAGCGTTTAATCCTATGTTTTTGCTTTTTGATATCATCTTTAAAGCATTTTTTGCAATAATTCTATTTTCTCCAATTAAGTCAACTACATCGCAAATTGTACCTATTCCTGCTATTTCTATAAATCTATATGCCTGTTCTTCTTCAATTCCCAATTTCATATATAATGCCTGTACAAATTTAAAAGCTATTCCTGCTCCACATAATAATTTAAAAGGATATTTGCAATCTTCTTGTTTGGGATTAATTACAGCATCAGCCTCAGGAATAGTATATTCTCTTTTTCCCTCATCTTCTAAAAAAGAAAGTTCATGGTGATCTGTAACAACTACCTTCATACCAAGATTTTTTGCAAAACTTACTTCCTCAATAGCACTTATACCATTGTCACAGGTTAAAATAACCTCTGCTCCTTCTTCTTTTAAAATTTTAATTCTATTAATGCTCATACCATATCCTTCTGCTTCTCTGTCTGGTATGTAATATTCTACATTTGCTTCTAATTCTAATAAAGCTTTATATAAAATAAAGGTGCTAGTAACTCCATCCGCATCGTAATCCCCATATATAACTATCTTTTGTCCTTCTTCTATAGCATCTATAATAATATCTGTGCCTTTATCCATATCCTTCATTAAGAAAGGATCGTACATATCATGTAAGCTACAATTCATAAATTTTTTTATTTCTTCTATATCTCTAATTCCTCTATTAACTAAAATCTTTGCAATACTTTTACTGATCTTAGCTTCTTTAGATATCTTATCAATATCACAATTAGTAACTTTAAGTCTCCATTCTGTCCTCATTTTAATCACCTTCTCCTATGATATTATATCATAATAATAAGATATATTTTAAAAAATTGTTAATTTGCTATAATACAGTAACTTCTTATTATAATAAATTCAATAACCTAAGTCATAACCTGTAAATAAACTTTAAAAGAATATAAAATAACCTTTTTTTGAAAACAGAACTAACAATAAGAAATTATGATATAATATTCTCCGAGGTGATCACAAATGAATAAACTATTATTTGGAATATCCGGTCTTCCCATTGGAAAAGATAATATGAAATTTAATTATAAATTGGGAATTGAATATCTAAAATCAATTGGATTAGATGCTATGGAACTCCCCTTCGTTCGTTCTGTAAATGTAACAGAAAAGAACTATAAGGAAATCTTAGATACAAAATTTGAAAATGACTTCTACCTATCTGCCCATGGATCTTATTTTATAAATCTTAATGCAGATGAAGAAGAAAAACAAGAAAAATCTTTAGAAAGAATTATTAAAGGAGCAGAGGCATTAAAAAAAGTTAAAGGAAGAAGTTTAATATTTCACCCTGGGTTCTATTTAAAAGACTCTAAGGAGGAAACCTTTGAAACAATAAAAAATAATCTTTTAAAACTTCCTGATTTCGGAGTAGATTATCGGTTAGAAACCACAGGAAAAGGAACTCAATTTGGCTCCCTAGAAGAAAACGTAAAACTCTGCAAAGAAGTCCCTACCTGTAAATTATGTATAGATTTTTCACATATTCATGCAAGATATAATGGTTCACTAAAAACATATGATGATTTTGCTAAAATACTTGATTATGTAGCTTGTGAACTAGGAGAATCTGCTTTAGAAGATATGCATATCCATATCTCAGGAATAAATTATACTGAAAAAGGTGAAAGAAACCACCTTCCTTTTGAAGAAAGTGACTTTAACTATAAATCTTGTATGGAATCCTTTGTAAAGTTTAACATTAAAGGATGTATAATTTGCGAAAGTCCTATTTTAGAGAATGATGCACTAGTTTTAAAGAAATATTACGAATCACTTTAAATTTTATTTTATGTTTTAAAATTGGACTTTGTTTTAAATCTAAAGCTATTCTTTCAATTATACTAAATGAACACTTTATTAAAATATAAACTAAAATTAATTTAGGAGAGATAAAATATGACTAAAAAAACCTTTAAGGGAAGTGCAATGTTAAATCCAGTCCCTTGTGTACTAGTTACATCTCAAAATAAAGAAGGAAAAATTAATGTGTTTACCGTAGCCTGGGTGGGAACTGCATGTACAAAGCCCCCTATGATTACTATAGCAGTTAGACCAGAAAGACTTTCTCATGAATATATAAAACAAACAAAAGAATTTGCTTTAAATCTTCCAAGTAAAGATATGGTTAAAACTGTTGATTTTTGTGGAGTACGCTCAGGTAAAACTACTGATAAGATAAAAGATTGTAAGTTGAACTTAGCCCCTAGTGAAAATATAAATACTCCATATATAGAAGATTGTCCTGTTGCTTTAGAGTGTAAATTAAAACAAATTATTCCTTTGGGAACTCATGACTTATTTTTAGCAGAAATTTTATCCGTACATGTAGAAGAAGATTTGATAGATGAAAAAAATAAAATCCATTATGAAAAAGCAAACCTACTTTGTTACTCTCATGGAGAATATTTTGGTCTTTCTAAAAACACTCTCGGAAGCTTTGGATTTTCAGTACGAAAAAAAAGGAAAAAACGATAAACAGAAAATATAGATAACTTTGTATACGAGAATATAGATAGATTTGTGTACTTTAAAATAACTATCATGAAATATTACTTAACCAATGGTTTTTTATATGGCTTTGTTTAAAAGAGTGTTGATTTTTACACTCTTTTAAAACTTACTTTAATATTGGTAAGGCTATGTTTTAAATTGTTGAATTTATTATAATAAAAAATTACAATTCTTATTTAGTTTAAATAGTTGAGCGTTAAAAAATTTAATTGTTTGAGCTATGGAGTTATGAAATTTTAGCCATATTACTTAAACTAAATTTAGCATTGTTTTTGAAATTATAGGTCATCAACAATTTCTTAAAACATAGCCTATTATTAAATTTCATTACTTTTTATAATGTATTGCTTGCCATCCTTTAAAGCATACTCATAGTAAATATACTCTCCTTCAACTCCTATAAAGTCAATGTTTCTATCATTAAATATTCTTTGCTTTTCCTGTCCATTTATCCTTATCTTATATAATCTATTGCCATCTCTTCCTGATTTATAGTATATCCACCCATCTTTAATAGTTAACAAATATACATCATCAATTTTTCCATCTAATACTTTAACTTTTTTGTCTCCATCTAAATTCATACGATATAGAGTACCTTTTTGAGACAAAGTACTATAATAAAGACTTCCATCGTATTCTAATAAATTAGTAATGTTGTCTTTGCTAACTAACTCATTAGTTTCTCCATTTAATTTGCATCTATATAAATCACTTGATATTTTTGAATCTTTAATTTCATAATTTATAGAATAGTATATCCACTCTTTAGTGACCTCATTAATAATTATATTAGCACCAGAGTACAATCTTTTTAAAGATTCATCTGTATTTTCCCATATTCTTTCTTTCTTATTTGTTCCTATTTTTTCTTTAAATAAAGCAAAAGTATTATTTTTTGTATTTTCTATAGTATATAAATACTCATCTTTTACTTTACCATTAAAATTACCTAAATTCTTTATGATTTCTTGTTCTTTACTTCCATCTAGTTTAGCTCTAAAGAATTTCTTTGTTACCTTATCCTCTTTTTCAGTATTCTCTATAAAATATATCCATTCTTTATCTATGCTTGTGATCTTTTGCCACCCGTCTTCTACATAGGAGAGCATTTTTTCTCTTTTACCATTTATATCAATTACATTTAAGTTTCCTCTTCGCTTATCTTTTTTAATATCCGTAGTATAGATTACATTCCTATTATATATATATGCACTACTTGGACTAGATTTACTTATCTTCTGTTTCTGTCCATTTAACATATTCATTCTATAAATTTCATTATGAACATCTTTAAAACAAAATATATAATCTCCAACTATATTAATATTACTTATAGGCCCCTCTTTTATTTTTTTTCTATTTGATCCATCAACTTTTATTGTATAAAGTGAATCTCCATCAAACTCATTTATATAATATATATATTCCCCGTAGATATTTATATCTTTTACATTCTCGTCAGTTAGTCTTTCTACTTTAAATTTTTTCATATCTGCTTTACATAAAAATTTATCTTTACTTTCATGTCCATTATTAGAAAAATAAATACTATCTCCATGTATTTGAACATCTTCTTTTAATGAAACGTAATCTACAAGCTTATTAGGTCTATATATTCTTTTCTTAAAATTTCCATTTGCACTTGTAGAATAAAGTGCATCTTTTTTTAAATAATAAATTTTATCATTTACAATATTAAATAGATGTACATTCTCGTTTAGTATTTTTCTATTATTTTTACCATATATACTCATTTTATATAAAGAATTTTCATCATCTACATTACTATAGTATATATACTCTCCTTTAACCCTAATGTACTCAGCACTTGAACTTCCTAATTTTTCGTGTTCTTCACCATTTATTTTTATTTTGTAAATTTTCTCTCCATCCTTTAAATTTGAGTAATATATATATCCCTCTAAAACATTTATATATCTTGGCACATCATCACATATCTTTGTGATTTTTTTAGTTTTTTTATTCATTTTGTGTAATTCACCATTTGCATCATAATTACTATAATATATATAATCTTTATCTTCTCCAACATTGCCCCCATTATATATATTTCCTGTAGTGCTTCCAATTTTGGAATTGGGGTTTTCAAAATACCCATAAGATTTTAATTGAAAAAATCCAATAGTAGAAAAGAATAAAACAATTACTGAAACTATAATCCCTTTAAGTTTCATTCTTTCACTCACGCCTTTCAACTTTAGCTTTTAAAGTAATGATATCACATTTCATAAATAAAAAAAATATAAGTTAGCATTTCAAACGCTAACTTATATTTTTTTATTTGACTCTGTTTTAAGATAATGTTGTTTTTTTATTCTATAAACAGGGTTCTTGTCTTTAGAGGAAGTTTTTACTCCCTCTAAAGCTTAGAAACCGTTATCCAGGGGCGTAACCCGCTCTTTACTCCCACTTTGTAAAAGATAGGAGCATTAGAGCGAGTAGTCATCGGATAAACTCAACACTTTCTTAAAAAATATCCTTATTTCATCAGTTTATCTAAAATAGTCATAATCTCATCAACTTTTTCTTCACCTTTATCATGTAAAAAAGCATCTCTAACACAATGATTTAAGTGTTGTTTAAGAATTTGTGAGTTAGCTTTTTTTAATAAAGCTTCAACTGCAATTATCTGATTAGATATGTCTACACAGTATCTGCCATCATCTATCATTCTTATTATTCCTTCTATTTGTCCTTTAGCAGTTTTTAAGTATTGCTCCGCTTTCTTTTTTTCATTGTTCATACTTTTCCTCCTCTCCCCCTACTAGGGTGAGACTTAATATCCCAACTCCTTGTTTACTATTATTACATGAATTCTTTCATTAGAGGATTGTCTTTTTATAAGTATATATTCATTACATATTCTATCCGAACTAGCACAATCCATACAATAACCTACCTCTGAACAGGGGGTCTTCTTATTTAATCTCTTGCAATTAGCAGGAGCTGCTAACTCTCTATTTCTATTAATTGCTTCATCTACATTTTTAACTATTTTGTTTACTCCTACAACCACAATAACTTTGTCAGGTCCATAAAGCATAGCTGCTACTCTATTTCCAGTTCCATCTACATTGTACAATTCTCCTTTTTCTGTAATTGCATTACTACTTGACAAATATGCATCTGCAAAGAAACTCTTTCTATATATCTCTTTTATATCTTCTTTAGTTAATCCATCCTTATATCTATCTAAAAAATTATATTTATCACTTCTAATCAAATCCAAAGCACCTATTTCAGAAAGTGTCATTGAACCACCAACAGATATTGTATCCCCTTCTTTTATAAGATTCTTAATCTTATCTAAAGCTTCTTTTTCATTTTCAACAAAGTAACCATTCATATTATTTTTCTTTAAATTCTCAATAGTTCTCTCAACTCTTTTTTCAATAACAAAACTTGTGTTTTTATCCATAAACCCCTATCTCCTTTCAATATAACATTTACTTTAATAAATATACCAGTTCTAAAAATTTAATTTCGAGGTGTTTTTTTAACTATTTCAAAGCCTCTCATATTAACCATTATAACAATTATAAAGAATTTAACAATTATTTATAATTTAACAATCTTTATTATTAACTAAAACCTTTTCCTGTGGTGTTAAGACTTGTATACTTGGCGAATTTAATACTTTTTTAACAATGCTTAAAATTTTATTTTCTTCTATTTTAACATTATCAAATTCACTAAATATAGCTTCTACTGAATTATACATTATTTTATGCGTCGTTAAGTTCTTAGCTAACTCAATAGATCTTTCCAAACTGAGTTCTCTTTTTAAATTAATATTTTTTATGATCTTATTTATACTTTGCATATTTAAAAGTTGTGTTCCATCTTTTATTTCTTCTATTTTCTTATTTATTATTTTTATAACTTTATCTACATTATCATTAGATGTTCCTAACCTAATAGTAAATAGTTTTATTCCTTTTTCATTTTTTATGCTGCTCGAAATATCATATACTAAACCATATTTTGTCCTTATTTCATCATACAAAATACTACTTATACCTTCACCAAATTTATGATTAAATATTTTTAATAATTTTACTTCTTCATCATTTAACTCATGGATAGAAAAACAATATTGCACTTTAGCTCCATTTAACCCTTTTATTATCTTATAAAAAACCCCTTCATTATTAGATTCATAATATTTGCTTTCATCATAAATATAGTCATTTTCAAATTCATCAAAATACTTTTCTATTATCTTTTTAATTTCTCTAAATTCTAAAGAGGAGACTACGCTAATAACACAATTCATTGGAGAATAATGTTTTTTATAAAAATTTTTTATGTCTGCTACAGTAAAACTTTTTATACTTTTTTCAGTACCAATTATTAGATTTTTAATTCTTCTTTTATTAAAGGAATTATAGAAAAGTTCATCTTCACAGTTCTGATAAGTGTCATCTTTCCATTCTTTAAGTTCTTCAAGTATTACTGCTTTTTCCTCCTTAAATCCTTCCTCATTAAAAAGCGGATTTAAAATTATATCCGAATATGTCTCAAATCCTTCTTCAAAATCAGAAGACATACTGGTCCCATAATAAATAACATATGGATAGTTTGTCATAGCATTATGAAAACCAAATATTTCATCACAGGACTTATTAATTTCTTCTTCCGTTCTATTTTCTGTTCCTTTAAAAACCATATGTTCTACCACATGAGCTAGTCCTAATTCTTTGTCATCTTCTACTAATGCCCCCGCATTAAAGCCTATACAAAATGATGTTATGTTCCCACTTCTCTTTATGTATTGAACATTTATACCATTTTTCATTTTATATTCTATCAATTAAAAGCAACTCCTTTTTTTTAAATACAACAAAATAAAAGAGTTAAGCCAATTAATACTGCTTAACTCTTTTATTATATAATAAGGATTCATTAATTTACACTATAAATAAAATATATATTCTTATATTTTACAAATTAGCTAGCAAGATTATTATCATCTATTTCATTTTCTGATGTATCATGAACATTCCAAGTAAACGCTAAGAATACTACTGAAAGAATACTTGCCGCAACTAATAGCATAAATCC from Clostridium sp. MB40-C1 includes these protein-coding regions:
- a CDS encoding pitrilysin family protein codes for the protein MIEYKMKNGINVQYIKRSGNITSFCIGFNAGALVEDDKELGLAHVVEHMVFKGTENRTEEEINKSCDEIFGFHNAMTNYPYVIYYGTSMSSDFEEGFETYSDIILNPLFNEEGFKEEKAVILEELKEWKDDTYQNCEDELFYNSFNKRRIKNLIIGTEKSIKSFTVADIKNFYKKHYSPMNCVISVVSSLEFREIKKIIEKYFDEFENDYIYDESKYYESNNEGVFYKIIKGLNGAKVQYCFSIHELNDEEVKLLKIFNHKFGEGISSILYDEIRTKYGLVYDISSSIKNEKGIKLFTIRLGTSNDNVDKVIKIINKKIEEIKDGTQLLNMQSINKIIKNINLKRELSLERSIELAKNLTTHKIMYNSVEAIFSEFDNVKIEENKILSIVKKVLNSPSIQVLTPQEKVLVNNKDC